The stretch of DNA CCCAGTCTTTTTACAATCTAACCTCCGAAGTTATTTTCTATCACTTCTACTGTATTCAGTACTTTAGAAGCTAGTCTTTAAATCTGGCTCCCACTCAAGGTCAGGGAATTATATGCAGTATAATGCCAGTAGGTAGGGATCATAGGAGACCATCTGAGAGGCTGCTTATGATAAGCCCCTTCCCTTTTCCAGGATTCTCACAAGTCTGGTAGGTCGGGTTGTGGCCAGAGGCTTCTGAACTATGGAATGAGAAGATAGTGAGAGTATTCCTGAGCCAATGACTTTGCCTTCCCCTCATGGAAAGAAATCGAATCTTAGCTCCTTTGTTCACCGCTGCACACTGGCCACACCTTTTAAGTAGGAAGTGCAGTGTGAAGCTAGGCTCATGGAAATAAAGGAGGCATCAAGGTTGAGCCAAGCAGTTTTCTTCTACCTTTCGGATGACACAAGAAACATGTTCATATGAAGCACAGAAGTGGGTATCTCACTCGTTAAATAAATAACTCCTTTAGTCAGCAAAATTTACtcagcacctaccatgtgctagTCCCTCTATTAGGCACTGGGGGCACAAGAGTTTCTTCTCTCATAATTTTCATGTTGATTGTTAAGGCCACAAAATCAAGAGGAAATTACATAGTGTTAGTTCAGGTTCTCTAAGAAGTGGATACCAAGATAGGAGAGATTTCTTGGAGGAAATGCCTATGAAGGACAAAGGGAGGGAACCAGAGAAGGTGGGGAGGGCTTTCAGCCTGCATTATGGGTCTGACATCTGTGCAAGgcttgggggaggaaggagaggtgggtAGGGAGAGTTTTGCACCACAGCGCAACTCCAAGAAAGGATGTGCCAGGCCACTGGGAAGTCCTTGAGCCCAAGTCACCCACACACTGTGTGTAACAGAAGTGAGCCTGGATTTGTACCTCCACAGTGTTCAGTCCTTGACTGGGAGCAGCCTGAGGGCCATGTGGCCTCAGCACTACTGGAGCAGTGGCTTCAGAGGGACTGCAGCTAGGGATCCGAGCAGCGTCTTTTCACATCTGTCATGTGCATGCAACAAGGTATGACTAGTGTCATGATGAGGTGAGCACACGTGCTAAAGGAGTACAAAAGAGGTGCACCTAATCCAGACTTTTAGGGTTAGGGCAGGCTTTCTGCAATGCAGTGGTCAAAACCAAGACCTGAGCAGAGAGGAGAAATTAGCAAATTCACACATACTGCTGATGCAGGTGCAAACTGGTGCCACCACTTGGAGAAACCATTGGTGCTATGTAGAAAAGCTGAAGTTTTGCACACCCTGGGAGGTAGCATTCCACTCCTAGAGACAGCAGTTAGAGGAACTCTTTGCAGGTACACATAGATGCACTTGTCTATGTGGACAGGAATGTTCCCAGcagtattatttgtaatagtcacCCACCAAGGAAACAACCCACGTCCATCAGCGGAACAGATGAACTGTGGTACCATGGAATAGtgtcagcaatgaaaataaatgaatttacagCTACATTCAATAACTTGAATCATAAACACAATATCGAGGGGGGAAAATCCAAGACACTCATACAACATTTAAAAAGCAGGCAGAAATGAGCTACTGCTTAGGGAATGCATACACAGAGGGTAAGaccataaagaaaagcaaagaaagtgggGAGAGCTGGGGTTGTGTTTCTGGACAGGCACAGAAGAGAATTCTGGCTTGTGTGATTCTGGGGTGCTTGTTgaataacttttctttaaattctccATATGTGTTTCATGAAATCTctgtatatttcataatttaaaaggaGGGGCGGTAGGAGTAGTCTGGGTGCAGGGAGTGGagtgtgttccaggcagagggcaaagGACAGGCGGGGAAGTGAGTGCAGAGCTCAGGGACTTGCACACACAATGGGGTGACGTGGTGAGGAGTGGCGAGGTGCTGGAGGCAGACAGGAGGCCCCTGCAGAAGGAAGGGCCTCTTAAACCTCtgttaaggagtttggactttaccCAGAAGGTGACAGGGAGCCACTGAAGTATTTAAGCTGTGGAGAGACTGAATCAGATTTACATTTCCAGAAAGATCCTTCGGCCCCCGTGTGAGGATATGCCTTACGGTATCCAGGTGAGTGGCAGCGGCAAggtggggaaaggaagagggTTCCTGGTCCTGAGTGTTGCGGGTGGCTGGTCTTCCTCACCGTCAGACTAACTGCCCTGCTATGCTGCCTCTAGGGACCTGTCATTTCTTAATCATTGAATCATTAATAACAGGAAGAGAGTCTCTTATCTGGTTGCTCTCCAATGTCTATCAGGCATATTATCTATCGATTGAGGTGAGAGTGTCACTCTGGGTCCCAAAGGCCACCTCATTAAGATCCTGAACATTTTGGtgcagaagggaaaagaaaaaaagccaaaggaTTTGTATAATAACTGATCATTCCAAAAGTTAACCCTTCGTAGGGATCATTTAATAATAGCACCATATGTAATGATTCTTTATCACTAAAATGACTGTTTCATTTGCAGTAGCATTGTAGAGGAGCACTTGGTTAATACGGGAAAGTTTTCTTGGTGATTATGTATTTAATACTAAGGTCAGTTGTGGACTTCTTTATCCAAGTCAGGAACTAAATTTCCAAGATATTTTGTGCATGTTCTCCTAAGGCCTCAGAAAACCTAGGCTGAAAGTTCAAGATGATTTGTTGGGAGAGGAACCACCCAATTGGCCCCCAATTATCTTGTAATTTTAATTGTATGtgagggaaatttttttctttctggcagcACAGATAGCTGCTATTGCTGCCATTgcgtttattttctaaaatatgggcaatttgaaaaaaatagatactatcgaaaaataaaatagtatatctAGATTTGAAACATCTAAAGTATAAAATCTTCCTCCTAGCAGCTTTGGAGGAAGTTGGCTACCTACTAAATACCTTCTGCAGTGAAAATAATCATTTACCTCCTGAATACGTTCTCTGTTGGAATTCCCTCTGCCTCCTACACCCTCTTGCCTAGCTGTCATCTTGCTTTGTAAAAGGAAAGTCAACGAAGTTCACATCAAGGGCACAGCTCTGTTTTGCCAAGGCAAACTTGACCCTGAGTCATTGGGGGCTGCACAGCTATTACATGTAACCTAGTGCCTATGGGACATGCCTCTTTCACTAAGTCTCTGTTCAGTCCTGTCTGATGATAACGTGGACATTGTCACAAACGTGCATCAACAGAGCCCCAGCAACACAGGCTGGGATGATCCTCACACGGGCTAGACTTTGAGATGATATTTGTATGAATGATGTTCTTACCAGGAAGTGCTGATGTTCTTACCAGGACGTCACGACACCCACCTTTCAACACTCCTTGGGTGGCCAGATCATTTAGGTGGTGCTTCTTGTGCAGGCTTCAGGACTGTCACCTTCCTTCTTTTGGTGAAAGTCTTAAACCGGGAGAGTATTTCGAGCAATGAAAGATACCTAGGTTCTTCAGAAGATTCTAACATTTCTTTGAAGATTTATAAAGGTAAGACAATCggagaaaaaaataccaatacACTGAGTTGTAATATAAGCTTTATGAATTAGGAGCTGAGGAGATACCACACGGGGGTGTGACCAGCACAAAGGAAAGTCAGTCCAGAATGTTTGTTGCCATTGTTGACACTTGCCTCCTAGCTATCCCTCAAATATCCCATCAGTCTCCAAATCCTACAGATTCTACCCCTAACACTGCTTCCTTCAACCTCCACGAGCCCGCACCCCTCCTTTGGCCTGCACGATGTCCTCTGAGCATGTTCCTGCTTGCACACGTGCCCCCTTTGAATCCATTCATCCCTGATCACCTCCAGCCTTGAACCTCCTGGCTCTTGCCCCTCTCAGGCCTCCCCCTGAATAACTGTCTCCCTAGTTTATTTTGTTGGGTGTCCCCGCCTTGCCCAGGAAGCCTTGCCTCTCCACGACCCCTGTAGATGCTGTTTCATCCACTGCCAAACTTCTCCAGCTCCCGGCCTTTGTTCATTTAACTAAATCTAAAATCCTTCCCCGTGTGTTCTCCTGGATTTTGCACTTGTGGAGGAAGAACGTAAAGCTGTTTAATACCTCCAACATTATCGGCATTTAACATTAAGAACACCTGTGGGCCTGTAATAGGCAGTGGGGGATATGTCACAATAATGTTAGAAGAAAAACGAACTGCTTCAATAAGTGAAGATGCAGGaagtattttgtctttttaaagttgtaaagttaaaaaatatattacacatttCTTTCTTGAAAAGAGATATTGTGATAAGGAGAACATCTCCCACAAACATCCCATAATGTATTTGCAGGCGAGGATAGGCAGGGGTGAAAGTAAGAGAACATCCCATTTAAGCAAAcctttgctttatcttttttatttttccttataagtGCCCAAATTTGAGCTGCACCCcgccccaaaacaaaacaaaacacttattttttcaaaattaaaaaaataacttggaaACGGGTGGATTACAAGAGGGGAAAATGTTTAGGTAACTCCCCAAATGCCTGACCTAATAATATATGTTGCACACAGGATTTCATTCTGCAAGGCACACAACCAATAGCACGTGCAGGCTGACGGGGTGAGAGAGGTAAAGATTAGTCTAGGTATTTCCTAGAGCCTTGCTGAGCAGACAGAATCACAGGCAAATCAACATGGCCAAAAGGATGGAAAAGGGTAGGCAAGGGGTGTGGGTAGGGGGCTTAGGAAACACCACCGGTTCACtggtaaaacatttaaaaacaaaatacgtGTGAAACATTGTGACTTGCGTGTGGGCCATCGGATGCGGAACAAAGGTACGTACTGAAGAGCCAGGCAGAGAAACAGGATTTTACAGGTCCCCGTTCTGGGAGCAATTAGCGGCTGAACAGCCCCAGGTCTTAGTGAGGTGGGATTCAGGAGGGGGAGCCCACGTTTGCCAGAAATGGCTGCTCCCTTTCATCAGAGAGAAGATGATAGGCTGATGAGAGTGATGATTGACAGCTTTAAATACAACTCGGTTCCACCGTGGGATTATTCTCTCAGTTGATTGAAAACATTCACATTTCTTCactttctgagggttgtatttAGAGACACAGGACTATATTTGAGATATCTTTGAGAATTAATGATCTCGTGTGAGCTCAAGGTCAAGTCTCATTATACAGTAATATAAAATAAGGAGGTAAAGGTGGTTAAACTGACCCAGGGCATAAGCTGGGGTTACTTTTTTGAAACAGGATGGGATTTTTgacttcttatttcttctttactaTTCCATCTCATAAAAACTTACTTGGAAGTGAATTATAATTTCTGGCTAATCAAATCTTTAACATATACTATATCAAATGTTTAGAAGACTCTGAATTATGGAGTAATTTTTCTTGTAGAACTGAAACTTTTTGCTCTTTTACTAACACCTCCTCTTTCCCCGCTTCTCCCAGTGCCTCCCAATcgccattctactctctgcttctgtgtgtttgactactttagatgccTCATATAAGgggtatcatatagtatttgtctttctgtgtctggattacttcacttacataatgtcctccaggttcatccacgcTGTCACAAACGgcaaagtttccttctttttaaaggctgaataatgtcccatttaccacatcttctttacccactcatggacatttaaattgctttCTGTCTTGGCTGTTGGAATAATGCTACAAtcaacatgggagtgcagatatctctttaacATCTTGATTCAATTCCTTTAGATATACAATTGGAAGAAGGATTGCTGGATcaatcatatgggagttctagttttaattttttgaggagctttcatactcttttccgtaatggctgcaccaatttacattctcaccaatagcaTACAGGGTTCCCTATTCACCATACGCTCACCATACTTGTTTATCTCTTGACTTTTGGgcaatagtcattctaacaggtgtgaggtgatatctcattgtggctttgatttgcatttcccaggtgattagtgatgtcaagcatctcttcatgtacctgttggtcatttgcaTGACTtcgaagaaatgtctattcagttcctttgcccattttaaaatcaagttatttatttattgctatgagttgtatgagtttcttatatatttggatattaacaccttattagatatataagttgcaaatatttgctcccattttgcaggtttctttttcattttgttgattacttcctttgctgtgcagaagctttttacttTGACGCAATTCCATTTGTCTATCTTTGCtcttggtgtcatatttaagaaatcatcACCAAGGCCAATGTCAAGACGCttcttccctatgttttcttctaggagttttatggcttcaagTCTTATGTATATGTCTTTAActtattttgagttgatttgtgtgtatgtggtataAGACAAgagtccaattttattcttttgcaggTGGATATCCTGTTTTTCCAGCACCGTATATTagactatccttttcccattgtgcATTCTTGGACTCCGGTTGAAGATCATCGGTTGACCTTATATGTgctggtttatttctggactctttattctgttccatcagTCTATACATCTTTTTTATGCTAgtactgttctgattactgtaactttgtaacacagtttgaaatcaggaagtataacgcctccagctttgttcttcttgctcagaattgctttggctagtcagggttttttttgtttgtttttaaattccacgtgaattttaggatttaaaaaaaaattctctaaaaaatgtcattgagattttgacagggattgcactgaatctgtagattgcctggAGTAgtattggcattttaaaaatattaattcttccaacccacgAACatgggtatctttccatttatttgtgtctgctttaatttctttcatcagtgttttgtagttttccgtATATAGATATTTCATCTTTTCGGCTAAGCTTATTCTTAAGTATcagagcaatttttaaaattaatacacaaatactgcagaaatgttttataattctaaatGATGACTATACATTGCACAAAAATCTTTTTTGGAGAATTTACATTTATAGTAGGAAGACACCAAATTTGCAGCTGCATTttctatgattttattattttttttaaataaacctgtCAGCATTCTGCTGctgtgctgaaaaaaaaaaaagttgacggGGTCTAAAgtttattaacaacaacaacaacaacaagagatGAAAGAGTAAACAGCTACTGAACATGGGATACTTTTTTATGTTTCACCGCAGAAGTCATGTTTTAATCAGCATTTCAAATAATCAGAGGAgtacaattttcctttttctccttttcagaaGAAATGGAATGAGCCCTGAGGCAGCCACCAGCTTGGGAGAGTTGAGGGTGCTGCCCATATTGAAGCATTATGCAATCAGGCTCATTTCCTTATGCTACTGCTCAGGttagagggaggaagggaagaagaagccAGATCCTCACTCAGCCCTAGGCATTAGGGGACACTATAGCGCTTCCTAGAGGAAATGCTGAAGTTGAAGTCAGCTCATGTTATTGCCCTGGTCTTTGGCTCGGCATATTCCTTTGGGGTCCACACTTGCTCATTCAAACTGGGACATGAGGTTGATAACAGGAGAGATAGTTGTAAGTAGGGACCATCCTGGGAAACCTGTTAACTCCCTTCTGATGGTCCAGAAATTCCTTgcttccttattttatttatttacaatattcCACTCTTTTTAACCAAAGGCGAAATTACACTAACCAGGTAATTTGTATTACTACTCCTATGGTTTCTCTTTGGAAGAAAATAGGTGGTGAAGAagtccaagaaaagaaaatgtcaaaatcCAGGTATCACAAGAAGAGGTTGTGTTCAAACCATCCTTATCTTTGGTTGCGGATGAGAAATAGTAAGGTGTCTGGATGAGGTGACAAAGGAACTCATTCTTGGTTTACACAGAGTGCACGGTAAATCTACTGAACAGAGAATGAGCTCAGCCTCCATATAGTCTGGATCCAAACTTTGTCTCTATTACTATCCGACCTGGGGCTAGTTACATAACCTTTGCGTGTCTGTATTTCTAAATCCCCCAAGGGGGGTTAATAATAGTTCTTGCCTCACTGCGCTGTTGAGACCCTTAGGAGACACGTGTAAAAGCAGCAGCATGGTGCCTGATCAATAGTAAGCGCTCAATAAGTTTCACCTATTATTAAAGCACTGAAAAGTTGACAAGCGTTTTGCCTACAGACCCTTCTTTCTAATGGGACAAGCCTGGGCAGGGGCTACGGTTGCAGGGACTCTATCTTTAAGGACTGGAGCTGGAGAAAAATGCATTTAGTACAACTCCTGCCCGGGAGGGTACAGCCAACGGCTGGAGGGAGGTGAGTTCTGTGTGCGTGTTTGGAGGGGGGTAAGGGATATGCAAGATGAGACTCCTTCCACGCACGATCTCGGACGGTTACTAAACGGCTTTCCAAGCATTCAACTGGTTCTCTAAATGAACGCCCAGTAAACATATGAGCCAAAGTCTTAGCCTGTCCTTAGCAACAACACGTGGGTCAGGCCGTGCTCGTGCAACAACAAATGCCGGTCTGTCCGGGCATCGTTCTCAGTGGTTTATGAGAATCAACTCGGAGGCATCACAGCTCCGGGAAGGAGGTGCCCTTCACATCTCCTTTTCGTAGGAGCCGGCCCAAGGTCAGACAGCCGGCAAGGGACGGGGCGCGACCCGAATCCGGCGGCCCACTGCCTGCGCCTGACGCCCGCTTCGCCGCGGAAGGGGCCCCGGGAAGGCGCGCCAGCAGCCGCGCAGGGGAGCTGTGGGCAAGGGCGCTGGGACTAGCCGCACCCCCCGGGTATGCCCCgcagaatgggggtggggggcgcagaCCGAGGCGGGAACGTTCCGGAACCCGGGTGCGCGGCCGAGGGCGGAGAGAACGCCTGCTGCGGCCGAGATCCCGCGCGGAGAACCGTGGCGGCGGAGCAGGCCCCTCGCGCCGAGGAGCCGCGGGCTGGGGGCGCGCGCAAGGACCAGCCCGCACCGCAGCGCACGCGCACTCGGGGGCGCAGGCTTGCCCGCCGCCCCGGAGAAGACGGAAGGCATGGAAAGTTCCAGCTGGTTCGAGAACTGTACGTAGccagcgcggcggcggcggcggcagcggcaggGTCGGACGAAGGGGGCGTGCTGCTGCCGCTGGCGGTTCCCGGCCGAAACCGGGGGGCCTCCCGCTCGCACCACCTGCCCGGCCAGGGGGGCGGACTCGGCCGAGGCGGCGCGCCGCGGGGAGCGGGACCGCGGAGGGGGCGCGGCGCGGCCGCCTTAAGGAGGGGGCGTGGCTTGGCGCGCGGGGGCGTGGCTGGCGGAGGGGCGTGGCGGGCCGTCTGCGCAGCTGCCAGAGCCTTTAAGCCCGGGCTCGCGCGGCCGGAGTGTGCTTTCGTCGCCCGGGAGCCTTCCGGCCCAGCCGCCCGTCCGCTCCCCGCGGTCCCCGCCCTCCCGCGTCCCGGGAACCGGCTCGGTTCGGAGCCGCGCGCTGTGCGTCCGGGCATGCCCCGCTACGAGCTGGCTTTGATCCTGAAAGCCATGCAGCGGGTAAGTGACCTTTCCCCGAGAGCCCGCCTTCCCGCGCGGGCGCCCCCGCAGCCTCTAGACCGCCGCCCCTCGCCCTCCCCGCGCGGCCGgagggggccggggccgcgggcgggcggcgggcggcgggcgtcCGCGCTGAGGGGGCGCGTGGGGCCGGCCGGCCCGGCGAGGCCGCGTGCGCGCGGGAGGCGGGGGTGTGCCGGCGCGGGAGCGCGGCCGCGGGAGGGTGTGCCTCGCACGCGGCcgccgggcgggcggggggcggggtggcccGCGGGGGTCCAGTGGAAGCTCCGCGGGAGGACACGCGCCAGCGCCCGGCCCCGACCCGGGCCCCGCGCCCGCCGTCGCGAAGCTGCCTCGtcgccggccccgccgccgccgcccgctccgGCCCAGCCCCGCCACCCACCCGCCTCCGCCTCGCCTCCGCCGCCCGCCTCCACTCTAGCGCCCGCCGGCCGCCCCGGAACCGTCCGCGCTCAATAAAACCTTCTCCAAAGCGTGTTGGTGCGATCTGTCCGGACTGCGGTCGCGTAGGACCGGCTCTCACGTTAAAAAAACatctttgacttttctttttctgacttcagcGACAGCCCTGCTCCGGGTGCCCTTAGCCCAGTTTCATTCATCCACGTTGTGGCCTTTTTTGCGCCTTCCGGAAGAAACTTTGCCCCCTCTGCTTTTGGTTGCTCTTGAGGCAGGGAATTTCAGGTTTGGAGGGATGCTAAGCGATCCTGCAGTCCGTTCACTCCAGGTAATGGTGTGGCCGAGGACAGGGACCCGCGGCCCGGAGGCAGCTCTTCGTTCTCTGTTCTGGGTCAGGTACTCCTCAAGCCGTCGCCGAAACCCCCATTCTTCCGTGAGGTCGGTAACGTAGAGTGTGgtgtaagctttttttttcttttttttttttcttcccctttcccctccccttccaggTATACAAAAACAATAACTACTGTGTTCGAACTTTGGGAACGTAGCTTCCTACAGCGCTAGAGGCTTGGGCACATTGTGTGTTTTGGGTCGATTTTGAAAAGGAGCTGTTAGAAAGTTTGGTTGAACTTAAGCCTGGGATCTCGGTCCTAGCGCTATTGAAAAGATACCAATCACAGAGCCTTAGAAAATTGTTCCGTTCTTTGCACACCGTAAAGTGGGAAAAGACACCAGTGTCTTTTGATGAGGTCTGGAGAGCCTGGTCAGGCATGCCATTGTGTCCCCAAGCTTGTTCTCCCTGAATCTGGGGGAAGATAAGGTTGCATTGTTTAGCCCCTTTCTTGGCCCTCTTCCCTCTATACTAAAACACACTGCTTAAAGAGAACGGGAACAACGAAAAGGAAAGCGCATTgttaaaaaggaaacatttaaagttCTGCGGCAGCTGTTTAAGCCCTCCCTTTAACTTAAGGCGTTTTAGGAGTTATCAGAACCTGGGGAATGGAATTattgaaatttcttttgtttcacgTTTTAGGGAGGAAACAAGAATCTTTAAAAGAGTCAATGTATTTGAGTCAATGTGTAGACATAGTATTTGTTCATTCCATAAACctttgaaatgaaaattcaaaactcTTGTCTTTAGCACAGCTGCCAGGTACTGTGCATTTGTTAACAAGTATGTTAAATGTATTTcctctgttacttttttttttttttttttgtatcctgtACCAACCAGAATTCACAGTCTTTGGTGTGGAGCATACGTTTTTTTTACTCCAGTTCAAATAAGCCCCATAGTGCACTTCGGTTAGAATAATAATTCAATTAACCTTCCTTGAAATCCTGGCaaggagttgggggggggggggttcctttGCAAATAATCAAGGTGAACTCCTCCCTGGAGGCAGAGGCCTCCATGCCTACAGATAAGGACATTGTAACAATGATGAAGTTGTGTTGAAGAGATCCTTGACCtaaataaagattaaacaaaaaaCTTCTCTTTTTGTATTgttaataaaacttatttttgagTAGGTTGTAAATGTATAACAAACACAAAGACTTTCTGGTTTTGAACAGTTTTGCTTGCTTTCAGTTTGGGAAAGTTGGATTCTAAAATAAGATCGATACTTAaggggaaatgaatgaaaaatgccaCCATGAGCTTGTATATCTTTGACAGGCTTTGGGGAAACCTCCTTTCTAATATGCAGCCGTTTGTGGTTCTGCTGCATGTAGTCTCTTGTATATAACTCCTCAATTTTAAGATGCAtatcttttatgtttttagatTCTGAAATATATACCTCTTACGGTGTCCCCTTTGATGGcttattttcctttcccacctccctcAAATCATTTATGTATCTTGGAATTGAGGAAATATTCTGTTAGACAACTCATAACAGATGTGGAAGTTGAGAGACTAATATTTGCAGTCTTTTCTTGGATTCCCAGAGAGGTTTTcctatctttttctattttgtggTACTCTGTAGGCCTGAAGAGCATTCCTCATCTCTTTAGGCTGTATTACTTTTCTCTCCTTTACTTTTCCCTCCCCcactgttttatttcctttgaccCTCCTAGCTCAGAGTCCTTAAAATTGAGCATAGAAgagatt from Hippopotamus amphibius kiboko isolate mHipAmp2 chromosome 10, mHipAmp2.hap2, whole genome shotgun sequence encodes:
- the MRPS6 gene encoding 28S ribosomal protein S6, mitochondrial, whose product is MGVGGADRGGNVPEPGCAAEGGENACCGRDPARRTVAAEQAPRAEEPRAGGARKDQPAPQRTRTRGRRLARRPGEDGRHGKFQLVRELYVASAAAAAAAAGSDEGGVLLPLAVPGRNRGASRSHHLPGQGGGLGRGGAPRGAGPRRGRGAAALRRGRGLARGGVAGGGAWRAVCAAARAFKPGLARPECAFVAREPSGPAARPLPAVPALPRPGNRLGSEPRAVRPGMPRYELALILKAMQRPETAAALKRTLETLMDRGAVVRNLENLGERALPFKISAHSQKHTRGGYFLVDFYAPTTTVEGMMEHLSRDIDVIRPNIIKHPLTREVKECKGIVPVPLEEKLYSTKKRK